The following coding sequences are from one Caballeronia sp. SBC1 window:
- a CDS encoding MFS transporter — protein MSRTLEASPPEVDLKTLRKVILAASIGNFVEWFDFAAYGFLATILTREFFPSGDPAVGLLKTFAVFAVAFAFRPLGGIVFGVIGDRIGRKRTLALTILMMAGATTLIGLLPTYAAVGAFAPFLLTVIRCVQGFSAGGEYAGACAYVMEHAPQHKRARYGSFVPVSTFSSFAVAAIVAYALDASLSADAMSAWGWRVPFLAAAPIGLIGLYLRMNLNETPAFRALEGEHDVAHAPLRDTLRTQAGGILKLGAFISVTALSFYMFTTYFATYLQVAGGLNRATSLLITVIALFFAAALCPLAGLYSDWVGRRKTVLTTCVILIATVYPSFSLAGSGHFLLSVIGVGMLAIGAVLSGVVTAPLLSEVFPTRTRYTASAITYNLAYTVFGGTAPLVATWLITTTGNNMSPALYLIVISVMGLIGGLMLPETSKVSLHGAGGAQPDAAADVAFTAAN, from the coding sequence ATGTCGAGAACGTTGGAAGCATCGCCCCCTGAAGTCGATCTGAAAACGCTGCGTAAGGTGATTCTGGCGGCATCGATCGGCAACTTCGTCGAATGGTTCGACTTTGCCGCATATGGTTTTCTCGCGACTATTCTCACGCGCGAGTTCTTCCCGAGTGGCGATCCGGCGGTCGGACTGCTCAAGACCTTCGCCGTTTTCGCCGTGGCGTTTGCATTCCGGCCGCTGGGCGGCATTGTGTTCGGCGTGATTGGTGACCGCATTGGCCGCAAGCGCACGCTTGCGTTGACGATCCTGATGATGGCCGGGGCGACCACGCTGATCGGTTTGTTACCGACGTATGCCGCAGTCGGCGCGTTCGCGCCATTCCTGCTGACGGTCATCCGCTGCGTGCAGGGTTTCTCCGCCGGCGGCGAATATGCCGGCGCTTGCGCTTACGTGATGGAGCACGCGCCGCAGCATAAGCGGGCGCGTTACGGCAGCTTCGTGCCGGTATCGACGTTCTCGTCTTTCGCGGTGGCTGCGATCGTTGCCTATGCACTCGACGCGTCGCTTTCCGCCGATGCCATGAGCGCCTGGGGCTGGCGCGTCCCGTTCCTGGCCGCCGCGCCCATTGGCCTGATTGGGCTGTACTTGCGCATGAACCTTAACGAAACCCCGGCTTTCCGCGCGCTTGAGGGCGAGCATGACGTGGCGCATGCGCCGCTGCGCGACACGTTGCGCACGCAGGCGGGGGGCATTTTGAAACTGGGGGCGTTCATTTCGGTGACGGCGTTGTCGTTCTACATGTTCACTACTTATTTCGCGACTTATTTGCAAGTAGCGGGTGGGTTGAATCGCGCAACGTCGCTGCTGATCACGGTGATCGCGTTGTTTTTCGCGGCGGCGCTGTGCCCGCTGGCTGGCCTTTATTCGGACTGGGTCGGCCGCCGGAAGACTGTGTTGACGACGTGCGTGATCCTGATCGCGACCGTCTATCCGTCGTTCTCGCTGGCGGGGTCGGGGCACTTTTTGCTGTCGGTGATTGGCGTGGGCATGCTGGCGATTGGGGCGGTGTTGTCGGGCGTGGTCACGGCGCCGTTGTTGTCGGAGGTGTTTCCGACGCGCACGCGTTATACAGCTTCCGCCATTACCTACAACTTGGCCTACACGGTTTTCGGCGGTACGGCGCCGCTTGTTGCCACGTGGCTGATCACGACGACGGGCAACAATATGTCGCCGGCGTTGTATTTGATTGTGATCTCGGTGATGGGATTGATTGGTGGATTGATGTTGCCGGAAACGTCGAAGGTCTCGCTGCATGGGGCGGGTGGCGCACAGCCTGATGCTGCCGCCGATGTTGCTTTCACTGCCGCTAATTAG
- a CDS encoding PaaI family thioesterase, which produces MSDFILDNPFLEFLDARLVAWKSGYAEFRMPIQARNLNRQGVLQGGAVATLLDAACGYAGLYAADGEPAIHGFTLSLTVNYLDTGLGESVTAKGFIERQGRSIFFSRGEAWVDDKLLIASAQGTFKYAGSHGKK; this is translated from the coding sequence ATGTCCGATTTCATTCTCGACAATCCGTTTCTCGAATTCCTCGATGCACGCCTGGTTGCGTGGAAGAGTGGTTACGCGGAGTTCCGCATGCCGATCCAAGCCCGTAACCTGAACCGCCAAGGCGTGTTGCAAGGCGGCGCGGTAGCGACCTTACTCGATGCCGCATGCGGTTACGCAGGTCTCTATGCAGCTGACGGCGAACCGGCCATTCACGGTTTCACGCTTTCTCTGACGGTCAATTATCTCGACACCGGGTTGGGTGAGAGTGTGACGGCAAAAGGTTTTATCGAGCGGCAGGGGCGCAGTATCTTTTTCTCGCGTGGCGAAGCGTGGGTCGATGACAAGCTTCTGATTGCCAGCGCACAAGGGACATTCAAATATGCTGGTTCGCACGGGAAGAAGTGA
- a CDS encoding hydroxymethylglutaryl-CoA lyase, whose product MRSPMKRLYIQEVATRDGFQNEKQFVDTDAKITLIDALSACGFAKIEVTSFTSPKAIPALRDAEAVMHGIARREGVVYTALVPNVRGAERALSCGVDEVNLVMSVSETHNRANLRMSREQSFAQLSEVIGVVKTTPVAINVSLSTSMGCPMEGDVAVEEVLRWTERFASLGVHGVTLCDTTGMAFPSQVKALCERVRAAFPALELTLHFHNTRGMALANTLTALDAGIDRFDASLGGIGGCPYAPGATGNVCTEELVHMLELDGYDTGVDLNAALNAAALLPRLIGHDVPSQILKAGRRLDLHDAPPIDAGSVPAQQAVAK is encoded by the coding sequence ATGAGGAGCCCCATGAAACGCCTGTATATCCAGGAAGTCGCGACCCGCGACGGCTTTCAGAACGAAAAACAATTCGTCGATACCGACGCGAAAATTACCTTGATCGATGCCCTGAGCGCCTGCGGATTCGCGAAGATAGAAGTGACGTCGTTTACATCGCCGAAAGCCATTCCCGCGCTGCGCGACGCCGAAGCCGTCATGCATGGCATCGCGCGGCGCGAAGGCGTGGTCTACACCGCGCTCGTGCCGAACGTGCGTGGAGCGGAACGCGCGTTGTCGTGCGGTGTCGATGAAGTCAACCTCGTGATGTCGGTGAGCGAGACCCACAACCGCGCGAACCTGCGCATGAGCCGCGAACAGTCGTTCGCACAATTAAGCGAAGTGATCGGCGTGGTGAAGACAACGCCAGTAGCCATCAACGTGTCGTTGTCCACGTCGATGGGTTGCCCCATGGAGGGCGACGTCGCGGTGGAAGAAGTGCTGCGCTGGACCGAGCGTTTCGCCAGTCTCGGCGTGCACGGCGTGACGCTCTGCGACACCACCGGCATGGCGTTCCCCTCACAGGTGAAGGCACTTTGCGAACGCGTGCGCGCGGCATTCCCCGCACTCGAACTCACGCTGCACTTCCACAACACGCGCGGCATGGCTCTGGCCAACACGCTGACGGCGCTGGATGCAGGCATCGATCGTTTCGATGCATCGCTTGGCGGCATTGGAGGGTGTCCCTATGCACCCGGTGCAACCGGCAACGTGTGCACGGAAGAACTGGTGCATATGCTGGAACTGGACGGCTACGACACCGGCGTCGACCTCAACGCGGCGCTCAACGCAGCGGCGTTGCTGCCGCGCCTGATAGGTCACGACGTGCCGAGCCAGATCCTCAAGGCCGGCCGCCGGCTCGACCTGCATGACGCGCCGCCAATAGACGCAGGTAGCGTCCCCGCACAACAGGCAGTTGCCAAGTAA
- a CDS encoding VOC family protein: MAIIDHLDHLVLTCVDEAAARHFYIEVLQMKLETFGAGRTAFKFGNQKINVHVRGKEFEPKAHVPAPGALDLCFIAAVPLDDVIAHLKQHEWPIIEGPVERTGATQKIRSVYVRDPDLNLIEISELI; encoded by the coding sequence ATGGCCATCATCGATCACCTGGATCACCTCGTTCTCACTTGCGTCGATGAAGCGGCGGCGCGCCATTTTTACATCGAAGTCCTGCAGATGAAGCTCGAAACCTTTGGTGCGGGAAGGACTGCGTTCAAGTTCGGCAACCAGAAAATCAACGTGCATGTGCGCGGCAAGGAGTTCGAGCCGAAGGCGCATGTGCCGGCGCCGGGCGCGCTGGACCTGTGCTTCATCGCGGCCGTGCCGCTGGACGACGTGATCGCGCACTTGAAGCAGCACGAGTGGCCGATCATTGAAGGGCCGGTCGAGCGCACTGGAGCCACGCAGAAAATTCGCTCGGTCTACGTCCGCGATCCCGATCTGAACCTGATCGAGATTTCCGAGTTGATCTAA
- a CDS encoding SDR family NAD(P)-dependent oxidoreductase — translation MSRIFITGSADGLGQMAARLLVAQGHQVVLHARHAERAHEAMRGVLGAEAAVSGDLSSIEETARVAQQVNRLGHFDAVIHNAAVGYREPRRVETVDGLPHVFAINTLAPYILTALIDKPQRLVYLSSGLHESGDTSLDDLLWEKRSWQGASAYSDSKLHDILLAFGVARRWPGVLSNAVHPGWVPTKMGGSGAPDDLKAAPQTQAWLAVSDDPAARVTGEYFFHMKRREPSAAARDAGLQDRLIEACERLSGIRLPE, via the coding sequence ATGTCACGTATTTTCATTACAGGCTCCGCCGATGGACTCGGTCAAATGGCCGCTCGTCTGCTTGTTGCGCAGGGGCATCAGGTGGTGCTGCATGCCCGCCATGCCGAGCGCGCGCACGAAGCGATGCGAGGCGTATTGGGCGCAGAAGCTGCCGTGTCCGGCGATTTGTCGAGTATCGAAGAGACTGCCCGCGTGGCCCAACAAGTTAACCGGCTGGGACACTTTGATGCCGTGATCCATAACGCCGCCGTTGGGTATCGTGAGCCGCGTCGCGTTGAGACTGTTGACGGCTTGCCGCACGTGTTCGCGATCAACACGCTTGCGCCGTACATCCTGACCGCTTTGATCGATAAGCCACAGCGCCTGGTTTATCTCAGTTCGGGGCTGCATGAAAGCGGCGATACGAGTCTCGACGATCTGCTTTGGGAAAAGCGCTCCTGGCAGGGCGCAAGCGCCTATTCCGATTCCAAATTGCACGACATTCTGCTCGCGTTCGGCGTGGCACGGCGTTGGCCCGGCGTGTTGTCCAATGCCGTGCATCCCGGCTGGGTGCCGACCAAAATGGGCGGCTCGGGCGCGCCGGATGACCTGAAGGCAGCGCCGCAAACACAGGCTTGGCTCGCCGTCAGCGACGATCCTGCCGCAAGGGTGACCGGCGAATATTTCTTCCATATGAAACGGCGCGAGCCGAGCGCCGCCGCTCGCGATGCAGGCTTGCAGGATCGGCTGATCGAGGCTTGTGAGCGCTTGTCGGGGATTCGGCTGCCGGAGTGA
- a CDS encoding hybrid sensor histidine kinase/response regulator: MDVPEHVADIAAAKPSRLFSSSARDAGLSLVRNLSIPKPFPDAAFEAQFLEDHSRRFCAFRRASALLALSVWVCFLWYDFNFGRESAVLAPVFMQIMALRLAGIVLLVFVGSLTLRASFATHATSQRVILSGVYGCNLLLLLLVALSPGPFNYTWYFVGLYLVFFFQFGFFYLKSRVALTAAVVTFSSVILLQLTIRILSPEDFYMGLFYLFNVVVIGHGVCVHAERVSRERFAAERALGVLNNELLTANVQLERKNLDLLASKKDQDTKTNALLALKEQQMLAAETASKEKSNFLAAATHDLRQPMHALNLFLQAAAEALHHDDVTEAARLIDESGRSSVILARFLNAVLDLSRLESGRVVPRYHVFDLKIAVLEAAEQLRPLAAMHGVELRLRMPEAPVYVRSDAHWLGRAIVNLVSNGIRYADASKKAEPVVIVGVVRSATRTRIDVVDNGIGIASEHWDSIFQPFFQVGNTERDSDRGLGLGLSIVNAVVSILEEHRIELKSTEGRGSRFSLEMPICGSPLGEAAPRARGETADLQTVPLDGLYALLVEDDSLVRASTEALLVQWGMLFDSASSFEEFEETLNTIERYPDLIITDFRLRDSKTARDVAMLGAAKIGRRCPCLVVTGEPAATIVPLACDHDVLSKPVSPTELRRQIASLIAGRSVGDAAGAC; the protein is encoded by the coding sequence ATGGACGTTCCCGAGCATGTTGCTGACATTGCCGCGGCCAAACCGTCGCGGCTCTTTTCCTCGTCCGCGCGCGATGCGGGCTTAAGCCTCGTCCGCAATCTCTCGATTCCAAAGCCCTTTCCCGATGCTGCCTTTGAAGCCCAGTTCCTCGAAGATCATAGCCGCCGGTTCTGCGCGTTTCGCCGCGCATCGGCGCTTCTCGCGCTGAGCGTATGGGTCTGCTTTCTCTGGTACGACTTCAACTTCGGGCGCGAAAGCGCGGTGCTTGCACCCGTATTCATGCAGATCATGGCGCTGCGGCTGGCCGGCATCGTGTTGCTTGTGTTTGTCGGCAGCCTGACCTTGAGAGCCTCGTTTGCGACGCATGCCACGTCCCAACGCGTGATCCTCAGCGGCGTCTACGGCTGCAATTTGCTGCTGCTTCTACTGGTGGCCTTGTCACCGGGGCCGTTCAACTACACATGGTATTTCGTTGGCCTCTACCTTGTGTTTTTCTTCCAGTTCGGCTTCTTCTATTTGAAGTCGAGAGTGGCGCTGACGGCTGCCGTGGTCACGTTTTCATCCGTGATCCTGCTGCAGCTCACCATCAGGATTCTCTCGCCCGAAGACTTCTACATGGGCCTGTTCTATCTCTTCAACGTCGTCGTGATTGGTCATGGCGTGTGCGTGCACGCGGAGCGGGTATCGCGTGAGCGCTTCGCGGCAGAACGTGCTCTCGGTGTGCTTAATAACGAGCTCCTTACCGCAAACGTTCAACTGGAACGAAAGAACCTGGACCTGCTCGCGTCGAAGAAGGATCAGGACACGAAGACCAACGCACTGCTCGCGCTCAAAGAGCAGCAGATGCTCGCAGCGGAAACCGCAAGCAAGGAGAAGTCGAATTTCCTCGCCGCTGCCACGCACGATTTGCGGCAGCCCATGCACGCGCTCAATCTCTTCCTGCAAGCTGCCGCCGAAGCACTGCATCACGACGATGTAACCGAAGCCGCCCGGCTGATCGATGAATCCGGCCGTTCGTCGGTGATCCTTGCGCGCTTCCTGAACGCAGTGCTCGATCTGTCCCGGCTCGAGTCCGGCCGGGTCGTGCCGCGCTATCACGTGTTCGACCTCAAGATCGCGGTGCTGGAAGCGGCCGAACAGCTGCGCCCGCTCGCGGCTATGCACGGGGTGGAGCTGCGGCTGCGCATGCCAGAGGCGCCCGTGTATGTGCGCAGCGATGCGCATTGGCTTGGGCGGGCCATCGTGAACCTGGTGTCGAACGGCATTCGTTACGCCGATGCCAGCAAGAAAGCCGAGCCCGTGGTGATTGTGGGCGTGGTGCGTTCTGCCACGCGAACACGCATTGACGTGGTGGACAACGGCATTGGCATCGCATCGGAACACTGGGATTCGATCTTCCAGCCGTTCTTCCAGGTCGGCAACACCGAGCGGGACAGCGATAGGGGTCTCGGCCTCGGTCTGTCGATCGTGAACGCTGTGGTGTCCATCTTGGAGGAGCATCGGATCGAGTTGAAATCGACCGAAGGACGCGGTTCACGCTTCTCGCTCGAAATGCCCATTTGTGGTTCGCCTCTCGGCGAAGCCGCACCGCGGGCACGCGGCGAGACCGCCGATTTGCAGACCGTGCCGCTGGACGGACTTTATGCGTTGCTGGTGGAGGACGACAGCCTCGTGCGGGCATCAACGGAAGCGCTCCTCGTGCAATGGGGCATGCTGTTCGACTCCGCGAGCAGCTTCGAGGAGTTCGAGGAGACGTTGAACACCATTGAACGTTATCCGGATCTCATCATCACGGACTTCCGTTTGCGCGATTCAAAAACAGCGCGCGACGTGGCAATGCTGGGTGCGGCGAAAATCGGGCGGCGCTGCCCGTGCCTGGTCGTCACGGGCGAACCGGCCGCGACCATCGTGCCGCTCGCATGCGACCACGACGTGTTGAGCAAGCCTGTTAGCCCGACGGAATTGCGCCGGCAGATTGCGTCGCTGATAGCGGGACGTTCGGTGGGCGATGCCGCAGGCGCTTGCTGA
- a CDS encoding PbsX family transcriptional regulator has protein sequence MRVVKKKTGNSNAPLVADGETGSIAEMPARFAAYDLNHLVAGITRDNMHAEVGFGPAVGAEAF, from the coding sequence ATGCGTGTAGTGAAAAAAAAGACCGGCAACAGCAACGCACCGCTTGTTGCCGACGGGGAAACCGGATCCATCGCCGAGATGCCTGCGCGATTCGCCGCGTACGACCTCAATCACCTGGTGGCTGGCATTACCCGGGACAACATGCATGCCGAGGTCGGCTTCGGCCCGGCGGTTGGCGCTGAAGCGTTCTGA
- a CDS encoding response regulator transcription factor, with translation MENGNFKTVLLVEDEGLTRSAMKSLILANEPLLDIDEADGFEQATEKLSARSYDLVFLDYQLRGNSTGLDLLNWIGVQEREVQTIMLSAQDDRDTVLECIRSGACGFISKASEQGAGVFREALKTILSGRVYLPNSVLGKGGHSPKPVSTHSGVTVESLNLPPRLTETLRYLLQGLSNKAIARKMNISENTAKEYSSDLLARFHVTRRTFLIVEMARRGIEMPMGNAVAAGASR, from the coding sequence ATGGAAAACGGTAATTTCAAGACGGTGCTGCTGGTCGAGGATGAGGGGCTCACTAGAAGCGCCATGAAAAGTCTGATCCTGGCCAATGAGCCGTTGCTCGATATCGACGAGGCTGACGGCTTCGAACAGGCCACGGAGAAGCTGTCCGCGCGCTCGTACGATCTCGTTTTCCTCGACTATCAATTACGGGGCAATTCCACGGGACTCGATCTGCTGAACTGGATCGGGGTGCAGGAGCGCGAGGTACAGACCATCATGCTGTCCGCACAAGACGACCGCGATACGGTGCTGGAATGCATCAGGAGCGGCGCATGCGGCTTTATTTCGAAGGCGAGTGAGCAAGGGGCGGGCGTGTTCCGCGAGGCCCTCAAGACGATTCTGAGCGGTCGCGTGTATTTGCCCAATAGCGTGCTGGGAAAGGGCGGTCACAGCCCCAAGCCGGTGTCCACGCATTCCGGCGTGACGGTGGAATCGCTGAACCTGCCGCCACGCCTGACCGAGACGCTGCGCTATTTATTGCAGGGTTTGTCGAACAAGGCGATCGCGAGAAAAATGAATATTAGCGAGAACACCGCCAAGGAGTATTCAAGCGATCTCCTCGCCCGGTTTCATGTGACCCGGCGGACGTTCCTGATCGTGGAAATGGCGCGGCGGGGGATTGAGATGCCGATGGGCAACGCGGTGGCTGCGGGCGCGTCCCGGTAG
- a CDS encoding response regulator: MSSRSGTDEERHFALWSGKQARMPIGSPRVLIAHQDKLIGESLAALLRLTGLQVMHTQSLKSARSLLQNWKPQALILDTRLDSESGYAFISALRPDADITGRLLVAISNIWPADPIETLKDAGFDAHCRRPCATWRLAEMLTTYFSIPQRRPY; encoded by the coding sequence ATGAGCAGTCGTTCAGGCACGGATGAAGAGAGACATTTTGCGTTGTGGAGCGGCAAACAGGCGCGCATGCCGATTGGCTCGCCGCGAGTACTGATCGCTCACCAGGACAAACTGATCGGGGAATCGCTGGCCGCGCTGCTGCGGCTGACCGGGTTGCAGGTCATGCACACGCAGAGCCTGAAATCGGCGCGTTCGCTGCTGCAGAACTGGAAGCCCCAGGCACTGATACTGGACACCCGGCTCGACAGTGAATCCGGTTATGCCTTCATCAGCGCGCTGCGACCCGACGCGGACATCACCGGCCGGCTGCTGGTCGCGATCAGCAACATCTGGCCGGCCGATCCTATCGAAACCCTGAAAGATGCAGGCTTCGACGCACACTGCCGCCGGCCCTGCGCCACCTGGCGCCTGGCCGAGATGCTGACGACCTACTTCTCGATACCGCAGCGGCGCCCATACTGA
- a CDS encoding methyl-accepting chemotaxis protein, whose translation MTIKSKLIAGFGVLSAIVLGVSAMSLHALSSSTDGFSNYVHGPGARADMAAQVRTAVDRRAIAARNLVLVTKPSDLEIEKADVTRASEDVQAKLKLLKTMVASGPSSSDTARGLVGEIDRVETLYRPVANDIVALALAGKHDEAIVKMDDECRPLLAALVKATDAYADFTRNRQDQLVRDAEDQYEMQRNLLVAICVAAIAMALAAGMFITRSITLPIRRAVDVASTVARGDLRSRIVVTQNDETGQLLGALADMNMRLIETVSRVRESSGSIASASSEIASGNTDLSQRTEEQAASLEETAASMEELTSTVKQNTENAQQASALATSASDVAQRGNKVVGQVVDTMHGISESSAKIAEITGIIEGIAFQTNILALNAAVEAARAGEQGRGFAVVASEVRSLAQRSSSAAKEIKDLIANSVLQVQNGSALASQAGATMSEVTQAVARVTDIMEEIAAASIEQGRGIEQVNQAITQMDEVTQQNAALVEEAAAASQSLQDQGRQLTEAVAFFQMEGATLASGPAVKPTARLAAKLAVEPTARPAVRAAVSPVARRAVERSPTALVAPLKTASADEEGWSTF comes from the coding sequence ATGACCATCAAGAGCAAGCTCATTGCTGGCTTCGGTGTGCTCTCAGCCATCGTGCTCGGTGTGTCAGCGATGTCGCTGCACGCGCTGAGCAGTTCGACCGATGGTTTTTCAAACTACGTCCATGGCCCAGGGGCGCGGGCCGACATGGCAGCACAGGTTCGCACTGCAGTGGACCGACGTGCCATTGCGGCTCGTAATCTTGTCCTGGTGACGAAACCGTCGGACCTGGAAATCGAGAAGGCCGATGTCACGCGTGCGTCGGAAGACGTGCAGGCGAAGCTGAAACTGCTGAAAACCATGGTCGCGAGCGGACCCAGTAGCAGCGACACCGCACGCGGTCTGGTGGGTGAAATCGATCGCGTGGAGACGCTGTACAGGCCGGTTGCCAACGACATCGTGGCGCTCGCGCTGGCCGGCAAGCACGATGAGGCGATCGTCAAAATGGATGACGAATGCCGGCCGCTGCTGGCCGCGCTCGTGAAGGCGACTGACGCGTACGCCGATTTCACGCGCAATCGCCAGGACCAGTTGGTGCGCGACGCTGAAGATCAGTATGAAATGCAGCGCAACCTGCTGGTCGCCATTTGCGTGGCCGCGATCGCCATGGCATTGGCGGCGGGCATGTTTATCACGCGTTCGATCACGCTGCCGATCCGGCGTGCAGTGGATGTCGCAAGCACTGTGGCACGCGGCGATCTTCGTAGCCGAATTGTGGTGACGCAGAACGATGAGACCGGCCAGTTGCTGGGTGCGCTCGCCGACATGAACATGCGGCTGATCGAAACCGTGAGTCGTGTGCGTGAGAGCAGTGGCAGCATCGCGAGTGCGTCGTCGGAGATTGCATCGGGTAACACTGATCTCAGCCAGCGCACGGAGGAACAGGCAGCGTCGCTGGAGGAAACGGCGGCGAGCATGGAAGAGCTGACATCGACGGTCAAGCAGAATACCGAAAACGCGCAGCAGGCCAGCGCGCTGGCGACGAGCGCTTCGGATGTTGCCCAGCGCGGCAACAAGGTGGTCGGACAGGTGGTCGATACCATGCACGGCATCAGCGAAAGCTCGGCGAAGATTGCGGAGATCACGGGGATTATCGAAGGGATTGCGTTCCAGACCAACATCCTGGCGTTGAACGCGGCGGTTGAAGCAGCGCGGGCCGGGGAACAGGGCCGCGGTTTCGCGGTGGTCGCGAGCGAAGTGCGCAGTCTTGCGCAACGGTCGTCGAGTGCGGCCAAGGAGATCAAGGACCTGATTGCGAACTCGGTGCTGCAGGTCCAGAACGGTTCGGCGCTTGCCAGCCAGGCTGGCGCGACGATGTCTGAGGTGACCCAGGCGGTCGCGCGCGTGACGGACATCATGGAAGAGATTGCGGCGGCATCGATTGAACAGGGTCGCGGCATAGAACAGGTGAACCAGGCCATCACGCAGATGGACGAAGTCACGCAGCAGAACGCAGCGCTGGTGGAAGAAGCGGCGGCGGCATCCCAGTCGCTGCAGGATCAGGGCCGGCAGTTGACGGAGGCCGTGGCGTTCTTCCAGATGGAGGGTGCGACGCTTGCGTCAGGTCCAGCGGTTAAGCCGACCGCTAGGTTGGCCGCTAAGTTGGCCGTTGAGCCGACCGCCAGGCCGGCTGTTCGTGCTGCGGTTTCACCGGTTGCCAGACGAGCCGTTGAGCGTTCGCCTACCGCGCTGGTTGCGCCGCTGAAAACAGCTAGTGCAGACGAGGAGGGCTGGAGCACGTTTTGA
- a CDS encoding cold-shock protein → MDTGIVKWFNDSKGFGFITPDAGGDDLFAHFSEIRSDGFKTLAENQKVSFETKQGPKGLQASNITPL, encoded by the coding sequence ATGGATACCGGTATCGTTAAGTGGTTCAACGACAGCAAGGGCTTCGGCTTTATCACGCCTGACGCAGGCGGTGACGACCTCTTCGCCCACTTTTCGGAAATTCGTAGCGACGGCTTCAAGACGCTCGCCGAAAACCAAAAGGTTAGCTTCGAAACCAAGCAAGGCCCGAAGGGTCTGCAAGCTTCGAACATTACCCCGCTGTAA
- a CDS encoding DUF6723 family protein, producing the protein MSYSLDHQPVASSLDNRTADKPAGWANYNVAASSRRATGGTMPTLRITRLSDKRVIYPFVGCADMPLFPDAQSARDYAEQYGASLVDGDIAVPE; encoded by the coding sequence ATGAGTTATTCGCTCGATCATCAGCCCGTGGCCTCTTCGCTCGATAACCGAACGGCCGACAAACCGGCCGGATGGGCCAATTACAACGTGGCGGCGTCCTCAAGGCGCGCAACGGGCGGAACCATGCCCACGCTGCGTATCACGCGGCTAAGCGACAAGCGCGTGATCTATCCGTTTGTTGGCTGCGCGGACATGCCGCTTTTCCCCGATGCACAAAGCGCACGCGATTACGCGGAGCAGTACGGCGCAAGCCTTGTGGACGGCGACATCGCGGTGCCTGAGTGA